The following coding sequences are from one Gemmatimonadaceae bacterium window:
- a CDS encoding prepilin-type N-terminal cleavage/methylation domain-containing protein: MNRESQRGFTLIEVVVAIVILAAGALALAGSAAVTVRRMSDTARRSSGVTMARSRAEASMASACGSLASGSETARGVRSDWVVSAGAVSAELSQRVSYPTSRGARSDDFLTAAPCP; this comes from the coding sequence ATGAACAGAGAATCGCAGCGCGGATTCACGCTGATCGAGGTAGTCGTAGCCATTGTCATTCTCGCGGCAGGCGCCCTCGCGCTTGCCGGCTCCGCTGCGGTGACTGTGCGCCGAATGTCAGACACTGCGCGACGCTCTTCTGGCGTCACAATGGCGCGTAGCCGCGCCGAAGCGTCGATGGCCTCGGCATGCGGCTCCCTCGCGAGCGGAAGCGAGACAGCGCGCGGAGTGCGCTCCGACTGGGTCGTGTCGGCCGGAGCGGTATCAGCGGAGCTCAGCCAGCGAGTCTCGTACCCGACAAGCCGCGGTGCACGCAGCGACGACTTTCTCACCGCTGCGCCATGCCCCTGA
- a CDS encoding prepilin-type N-terminal cleavage/methylation domain-containing protein — protein MPLNRRTAGFTLIEMIVATAIAAIIGTTLMVTLSRQERFYSSASQMLQVRSQLRDGADVLTSDIRGAAIERYGLPLMTDTAVEFFSTVGSSVVCETPAGSTLFLTPATLSSGATLTSLLASPDTGDIALIYAMPGGAPDSARWVETRIAAFSTRSLATSCPPSTGFTSSSDVAGGQRGYAVTLTASPATGIRKGAPVRFLRRGRYSLYASVGQWYLGYRRCNAAGPPSCGTIQPVSGPYLPYKGSGDPEAGLAFRYFAASGDEITDESLSMLTARIDIVLRGSTAGAVALAGDARVKYRDSAVVTVSPRNRAR, from the coding sequence ATGCCCCTGAACCGGCGAACCGCGGGATTCACCCTCATTGAGATGATTGTCGCTACGGCAATCGCCGCAATCATCGGCACAACTCTGATGGTAACGCTGAGCAGGCAGGAACGCTTTTACAGCTCGGCCTCGCAGATGCTTCAGGTAAGAAGTCAACTGCGCGATGGAGCGGATGTTCTGACATCGGACATCCGTGGCGCTGCCATCGAGCGCTACGGCCTCCCGCTGATGACAGACACCGCGGTCGAATTCTTCAGCACGGTTGGCAGCTCGGTGGTTTGCGAAACGCCGGCAGGCTCCACTTTGTTTCTGACGCCAGCTACGCTCTCGAGCGGGGCTACACTCACATCGCTTCTTGCGTCGCCGGACACCGGCGACATCGCGCTGATCTATGCAATGCCGGGCGGTGCTCCGGATTCAGCCCGGTGGGTGGAAACGCGCATCGCGGCGTTTTCCACACGCTCGCTCGCGACGTCGTGCCCACCGTCAACCGGATTCACTTCGTCCTCTGACGTTGCCGGTGGCCAGCGCGGATACGCGGTCACGCTCACGGCCAGTCCCGCAACGGGAATTCGGAAGGGCGCTCCTGTGCGATTCCTTCGCCGGGGGCGCTACAGTCTCTACGCGTCGGTGGGGCAATGGTACCTGGGATATCGTCGCTGCAACGCAGCAGGGCCACCTTCGTGCGGAACCATCCAGCCGGTCAGCGGCCCCTATCTCCCTTACAAGGGCTCGGGCGATCCCGAAGCAGGTCTTGCCTTTCGCTACTTCGCCGCGAGCGGCGATGAGATCACAGATGAATCGCTCTCCATGCTGACAGCGCGAATCGACATAGTGTTGCGCGGCAGTACGGCCGGCGCAGTCGCGCTCGCGGGCGATGCGCGCGTCAAGTACCGCGATTCTGCAGTCGTGACCGTTTCTCCGCGGAACCGCGCGCGATGA
- the pilM gene encoding type IV pilus assembly protein PilM, with protein MPLFSRRKTTVGLDVGSGLIKVAVVDHGSSGPELVRVAITSLPPDAIVEGEVMDPGIVADAIRVSLDAAGANSRHVVTAVGGRDVIIKKIQTERVKEKQARELMRWEAEQHVPDVESVELDFQILDPGRTSDEMNVLLVAAKRDLIDSKLRILAEAGVTPTIVDVDAFALHNAFEVNYPEAMMGLVGLVNVGHEVTNVNIMDGGVPLLTRELPLGTRRFSEDLQRQHAVSARDSEAMIRGFDRSPNLDSILQQRAEEIAVSVERGAAFLSTAKAVAQVRAVYLCGGGSRTPGLAEILGTRLGVPVEHANPLARLSMRDGALASLSTDEVAPLLMLPIGLALRQ; from the coding sequence ATGCCGCTATTTAGTCGCAGGAAGACGACAGTGGGCCTCGACGTTGGTTCAGGCCTCATCAAGGTCGCCGTTGTCGATCATGGCAGCAGCGGGCCTGAGCTTGTCAGAGTCGCCATTACATCGCTCCCTCCCGATGCAATCGTGGAGGGTGAAGTCATGGATCCCGGCATCGTCGCCGACGCGATACGCGTGTCGCTCGACGCAGCCGGCGCGAATTCGAGGCACGTCGTCACCGCAGTCGGCGGGCGCGACGTCATCATCAAGAAGATCCAGACCGAGCGCGTAAAGGAGAAGCAGGCCCGCGAGCTCATGCGCTGGGAAGCCGAGCAGCACGTGCCCGACGTCGAGTCGGTGGAGCTCGATTTTCAGATCCTCGATCCAGGCCGGACCTCCGACGAGATGAACGTGCTCCTCGTTGCCGCCAAGAGAGATCTGATCGATTCGAAGCTCCGGATTCTCGCCGAGGCCGGTGTGACTCCGACAATCGTCGACGTCGACGCCTTTGCGCTGCACAATGCGTTCGAGGTCAACTATCCGGAAGCGATGATGGGTCTGGTGGGCCTCGTCAACGTCGGCCATGAAGTGACCAACGTGAACATTATGGACGGCGGAGTTCCACTGCTGACGCGTGAGCTTCCACTCGGAACCCGCCGTTTCAGCGAGGATCTCCAGCGCCAGCACGCCGTTTCCGCAAGAGATTCGGAAGCGATGATTCGCGGTTTCGATCGCTCGCCAAACCTCGACTCGATTCTTCAGCAGCGCGCCGAAGAGATCGCGGTCAGCGTGGAGCGCGGTGCCGCATTTCTCTCGACGGCAAAAGCGGTCGCTCAGGTGCGCGCCGTCTACCTGTGTGGTGGCGGCTCCCGCACGCCGGGTCTCGCCGAGATTCTCGGCACGAGACTCGGAGTTCCCGTCGAGCATGCCAATCCGCTGGCTCGCCTCAGCATGCGCGATGGCGCGCTGGCCTCTCTCTCTACCGATGAGGTGGCGCCGCTGTTGATGCTCCCCATCGGTCTCGCTCTCCGCCAGTAA